TAAAAGGCGCAAGCAAAGGTGAAGGCCTTGGCAATAAGTTTTTGTCACATATAAGAGAGGTTGATGCAATTGTTCATGTTGTGCGCTGTTTTGACGATACTGATATAGTCCATGTGGAAGGAAGTGTAAACCCAAGAAGAGACATTGAAACAATCAATTTAGAGTTGATCTTTGCTGACATGGAAGTGCTGGAAAGAAGACTTGACAAGACAAGAAAACTTGCAAAAAATAACAAAGAAGCAGCCCACGAGCTTGAAATCATGGAAAAGATTTATTCTACATTGGAAAGTGGCAAAATGGCAAGAACGCTCAAATTCGATGATGAAGATGATTTGAAATTTGTAAACTCTTTGAACCTTCTTACATTCAAACCCACAATTTATGCAGCAAACATCTCTGAAAAGGATATTGGAAAAGAAAATGAATATGTAAAAGTAGTAAAAGAAATTGCAGCAGAAGAAGGGTCAGAAGTAATTGTCATCTGCGCTAAAATCGAAGAGGAAATTGCTGCGCTGCCAGATGAAGAAAAAAAAGAATTCTTAAAAGAACTTGGCATTGAAAAATCTGGGCTTGACAATCTAATCCAGGCAGGGTACAGGCTTTTGGGACTGATTTCGTTTTTGACAGCGGGAGAAAAAGAAGTGAGAGCATGGACTATCAAAAAAGGCACAAAAGCGCCACAGGCGGCTGGCAAAATCCACAGCGATTTCGAAAAAGGATTTATAAGAGCTGAAGTTGTAACGTTTGAAGTGCTGGTAGAGTGTGGCGGGTTTGCCCAGGCAAAAGAAAAAGGGTTTGTCAGGTCAGAAGGAAAAGATTATGTAATGCAAGATGGTGATGTGGTAATATTCAGGTTCAATGTGTAAAAATTTTCAACAAAAAAGGGGCTATCCTGTTCTACTCTTTTGGATATGCCCCATTTTTTATTCAATTAACTTTTTAATATCTTCAAATTCTAATTTGATTCTTTTGATGTCTTCATAAGAGCTTATCTTTAACCTTAGTTCAGTGTTGTCTTGAATTATCTTTTCATATCTTTCCATCTCTATTCTCTGCATTTTTACAAATCTTACACCAATTGTAGATGTCCAGCGAAAGATTGCATAGACAACATTATCAAAGTTCTTTGCTTTTGTAATTACTCCAATCTTGTAAGCAGGTCTACCTTTTTTCATATAAATTGGAGTAAAATAAACATCCAGAGCACCACTTTGCATTATTTTTTCAAGTGCAAGTGAAAGATGTTCACCTGTCATATCATCAATGTTCGCAAATATCTCAAAATAATCGTCGTCAAAACTCATGTTTTTTTTTCCAGTTATAGCTCTTATAACGTTGGGAACAGGAAGTTCTTTTGTCCCCGCACCATAACCAATTTTTTCTATGGTCATATTCGGCATTTGGGAAAAGGAGCTTGCAACTGCTGCTGCAATCCCAATGCCTGTTGGGGTTATAAGCTCAGATTCAATATCCTTTGTGGAAAGTGGAATGCCATTTTGTCTTGCAATCTCTAAAACAGCTGGTGCTGGCACGGGAATAATGCCGTGCATCGATTTTGTAAAACCTCTACCGTCACAAAGAGGAGAGAAGATTATTTCTTCAGGCTTCAAATAGTCTATGCAAAGAGAAAATGCAACAATATCGACTAT
The DNA window shown above is from Caldicellulosiruptor owensensis OL and carries:
- the ychF gene encoding redox-regulated ATPase YchF, giving the protein MRLGIVGLPNVGKSTLFNAITKAGAEAANYPFCTIEPNVGVVAVPDERLDVLARIYNPEKVTPAFIEFVDIAGLVKGASKGEGLGNKFLSHIREVDAIVHVVRCFDDTDIVHVEGSVNPRRDIETINLELIFADMEVLERRLDKTRKLAKNNKEAAHELEIMEKIYSTLESGKMARTLKFDDEDDLKFVNSLNLLTFKPTIYAANISEKDIGKENEYVKVVKEIAAEEGSEVIVICAKIEEEIAALPDEEKKEFLKELGIEKSGLDNLIQAGYRLLGLISFLTAGEKEVRAWTIKKGTKAPQAAGKIHSDFEKGFIRAEVVTFEVLVECGGFAQAKEKGFVRSEGKDYVMQDGDVVIFRFNV
- the larC gene encoding nickel pincer cofactor biosynthesis protein LarC → MILYFDAISGLAGDMLVASLIDCGVDFEYIKSNISLLKLDVELSVEERFVNGIKAKRFIVNTHSHSHEHGSNSTHHHRTFEDIKKMLIESSLPETVKEMSIRIFEKIALAEAQVHGKAPEDISFHEVGADDSIVDIVAFSLCIDYLKPEEIIFSPLCDGRGFTKSMHGIIPVPAPAVLEIARQNGIPLSTKDIESELITPTGIGIAAAVASSFSQMPNMTIEKIGYGAGTKELPVPNVIRAITGKKNMSFDDDYFEIFANIDDMTGEHLSLALEKIMQSGALDVYFTPIYMKKGRPAYKIGVITKAKNFDNVVYAIFRWTSTIGVRFVKMQRIEMERYEKIIQDNTELRLKISSYEDIKRIKLEFEDIKKLIE